One window from the genome of Micromonospora aurantiaca ATCC 27029 encodes:
- the mqnP gene encoding menaquinone biosynthesis prenyltransferase MqnP — protein sequence MTAAVQERPGRVSSFLKLVAIEHSVFALPFAYLSALTAMQLNGGRVRWGDLLLITVAMVGARTFAMAANRILDRRIDARNPRTANRELVTGAVSVRTAWTGAAVALVVFLAAAALLNPLCLVLAPLAVVPLVVYPYAKRFTNWPHAILGVAQAVGPVGAWLAVTGTLDGSGPAWLLGAAVGLWIGGFDLIYACQDSEIDREIGVHSVPARYGRRFALHASTVAHVVTFALFIWFGAWVGFGWLWWIGLALTAVAFAYQHMVVSPTDLSKVNRAFFTANGFVGIALFVLALLDLVIRLGLRP from the coding sequence ATGACGGCGGCAGTACAGGAACGACCCGGCCGGGTCTCGTCCTTCCTCAAGCTCGTCGCCATCGAGCACTCGGTCTTCGCGTTGCCGTTCGCGTACCTGTCGGCGCTGACCGCCATGCAGCTCAACGGCGGCCGGGTGCGCTGGGGAGACCTGCTGCTGATCACCGTGGCGATGGTCGGCGCGCGGACGTTCGCGATGGCCGCGAACCGGATCCTCGACCGGCGGATCGACGCGCGGAACCCGCGTACGGCGAACCGGGAACTGGTCACCGGCGCGGTGAGCGTGCGGACGGCCTGGACCGGCGCGGCCGTCGCGCTCGTGGTGTTCCTGGCCGCCGCCGCCCTGCTCAACCCGCTCTGCCTGGTGCTCGCGCCGCTCGCCGTGGTGCCGCTCGTGGTCTACCCGTACGCCAAGCGGTTCACGAACTGGCCGCACGCCATCCTCGGGGTGGCCCAGGCGGTCGGCCCGGTCGGCGCCTGGCTGGCGGTCACCGGCACGCTCGACGGCTCCGGCCCGGCCTGGCTGCTCGGTGCCGCCGTCGGCCTGTGGATCGGCGGCTTCGACCTGATCTACGCCTGCCAGGACTCGGAGATCGACCGGGAGATCGGCGTGCACAGCGTCCCCGCCCGGTACGGCCGGCGCTTCGCGCTGCACGCCTCCACGGTCGCGCACGTGGTGACGTTCGCGCTGTTCATCTGGTTCGGCGCCTGGGTCGGCTTCGGCTGGCTGTGGTGGATCGGGCTGGCGCTCACCGCTGTCGCCTTCGCCTACCAGCACATGGTGGTCAGCCCCACCGACCTGAGCAAGGTCAACCGGGCGTTCTTCACCGCCAACGGCTTCGTCGGCATCGCGTTGTTCGTCCTCGCGCTGCTCGACCTGGTGATCCGGCTCGGCCTGCGGCCGTAG
- a CDS encoding Lrp/AsnC family transcriptional regulator: MDTIDLSLVELLRGNARLSYAELARQVGLSAPAVHERVGKLESSGVIRAYRAEVEPESIGLGVTALIGIIEDSDADTDEVLEAFRRIPEIESCYFMAGVESFLLKARVGTIAELEQLIVRLNRTAGVASTRTSIALSTKWENRPQPLEPPTA; encoded by the coding sequence GTGGACACGATCGACCTGAGCCTCGTGGAGTTGTTGCGAGGCAACGCCCGTCTGTCGTACGCCGAGCTGGCCCGTCAGGTCGGCCTCTCCGCCCCGGCCGTGCACGAGCGGGTCGGCAAGCTGGAGTCCAGCGGCGTGATCCGGGCGTACCGGGCCGAGGTCGAGCCGGAGTCGATCGGGCTCGGCGTCACAGCGCTCATCGGCATCATCGAGGACTCCGACGCCGACACCGACGAGGTGCTGGAGGCGTTCCGCCGCATCCCCGAGATCGAGTCCTGCTACTTCATGGCCGGCGTCGAGTCCTTCCTGCTCAAGGCGCGAGTCGGCACGATCGCCGAGCTGGAGCAGCTGATCGTCCGGCTGAACCGGACGGCGGGTGTGGCGTCCACCCGTACCAGCATCGCCCTGTCGACCAAGTGGGAGAACCGCCCGCAGCCGCTGGAACCGCCCACCGCCTGA
- a CDS encoding UbiX family flavin prenyltransferase, with translation MREPWVVGVSGASGTPYAAAVVRGLLDAGQAVDLIVSRAARLTVLDETGRPFRDAHWTEDLAAWLDRDLTGADLRHWPAGDLAAGPSSGSYPVRGMAVVPASTAACAGIAIGLSKDLLQRAAEVNLKERRPVVVVPRETPVTRSHLEHLIALHDAGAVVLPASPGFYGAGAAASAGQLVDFVAGKVLDALGVEHTLFRRWSGELAAGRREADPD, from the coding sequence ATGCGCGAACCATGGGTGGTGGGTGTCTCCGGGGCGTCCGGGACGCCGTACGCTGCGGCTGTCGTCCGGGGCCTGCTCGACGCCGGCCAGGCGGTGGACCTGATCGTCTCCCGGGCGGCCCGGCTGACGGTGCTGGACGAGACCGGCCGGCCCTTCCGGGACGCGCACTGGACCGAGGACCTGGCCGCCTGGCTCGACCGCGACCTCACCGGCGCGGACCTGCGGCACTGGCCCGCCGGTGACCTGGCCGCCGGCCCGAGCAGCGGCTCCTACCCGGTACGCGGCATGGCGGTGGTGCCCGCCAGCACCGCCGCGTGCGCCGGCATCGCCATCGGGCTCTCCAAGGATCTGCTCCAGCGCGCCGCCGAGGTCAACCTCAAGGAGCGCCGCCCGGTGGTCGTGGTGCCCCGGGAGACGCCGGTGACCCGCAGTCACCTGGAACATCTCATCGCGCTGCACGACGCCGGCGCGGTGGTGCTGCCGGCCAGTCCGGGCTTCTACGGCGCCGGGGCGGCGGCGTCCGCCGGGCAGCTCGTGGACTTCGTGGCCGGGAAGGTGCTCGACGCGCTCGGTGTCGAGCACACGCTGTTCCGGCGGTGGTCCGGCGAGCTGGCAGCCGGCCGCCGGGAGGCGGACCCGGACTGA
- a CDS encoding BldC family transcriptional regulator: protein MDTGDRLLTPGEVAALFRVDPKTVTRWAAAGRIGSIRTPGGHRRFRESEVRALLEGEGMLDEAEDMGKARNMGPTANTGPGPANAGMY from the coding sequence GTGGACACTGGAGATCGCCTGCTGACACCGGGTGAGGTCGCTGCGCTGTTTCGGGTGGACCCGAAGACCGTGACCAGATGGGCAGCGGCCGGCCGGATCGGCAGTATCCGGACTCCAGGAGGGCACCGCCGGTTTCGGGAATCCGAGGTGCGGGCCCTGCTCGAGGGGGAGGGCATGCTGGACGAGGCGGAGGACATGGGCAAGGCCCGCAACATGGGCCCGACCGCTAACACCGGCCCCGGACCGGCGAACGCCGGCATGTACTGA
- a CDS encoding terpene synthase family protein, translating to MTAAVLRALRSDCPIPPRLSPYADDVQGWLVAQVDRLGLPADPATRQRLARAGFARYAGRLYPDATEPDLRVLTTLFTWFFLVDDACDGRDGLTPAQIRALRDGALALLREGPRARHPGFSGPLRRLLVQAWREPRRRMPARWRLRFADAVADHLDGVHREATATTSGRPPGVAEYVRLRRATSAAYVSYPLIEFASGRPLPDAVYHHPALRRLAGLANDLLSWFNDIASLERDRATGGGHNLVLATAAERGVPVPAAVDLVAGHWRAEMDRFAALLAAAPSFGPTLDDAVASHLDGLAAAVRGTVDWTLESARYPVAAAS from the coding sequence ATGACGGCGGCGGTGCTGCGGGCGCTCCGCTCCGACTGCCCCATCCCGCCCCGCCTCTCCCCGTACGCCGACGACGTGCAGGGCTGGCTGGTGGCGCAGGTCGACCGGCTCGGTCTGCCGGCTGACCCGGCCACCCGGCAACGGCTGGCGCGGGCCGGCTTCGCCCGGTACGCCGGGCGCCTCTATCCGGACGCCACCGAGCCCGACCTGCGCGTGCTGACCACACTGTTCACCTGGTTCTTCCTCGTCGACGACGCCTGCGACGGGCGGGACGGCCTCACCCCGGCGCAGATCCGCGCGTTGCGTGACGGCGCGCTCGCCCTGCTGCGCGAGGGCCCGCGTGCCCGCCACCCGGGCTTCTCCGGCCCGCTGCGCCGGCTGCTGGTGCAGGCGTGGCGCGAGCCCCGCCGCCGGATGCCGGCCAGGTGGCGGCTGCGCTTCGCCGACGCGGTCGCCGACCACCTCGACGGGGTCCACCGGGAGGCCACCGCCACCACGTCCGGCCGCCCACCGGGCGTCGCCGAGTACGTACGGCTGCGCCGGGCCACGTCGGCGGCGTACGTGTCGTACCCGCTGATCGAGTTCGCGTCCGGGCGTCCGCTGCCCGACGCGGTCTACCACCATCCGGCACTACGGCGGCTCGCCGGCCTCGCCAACGACCTGCTGTCCTGGTTCAACGACATCGCCTCGCTGGAGCGCGACCGGGCCACCGGCGGCGGGCACAACCTGGTGCTGGCGACGGCGGCCGAGCGGGGCGTGCCGGTGCCGGCGGCGGTCGACCTGGTCGCGGGGCACTGGCGGGCCGAGATGGACCGGTTCGCGGCGCTCCTGGCGGCGGCGCCGTCGTTCGGCCCGACGCTCGACGACGCCGTCGCCAGCCATCTCGACGGGCTGGCCGCCGCCGTGCGCGGCACGGTCGACTGGACGCTGGAGAGCGCCCGCTACCCGGTCGCCGCGGCGTCCTGA